The Besnoitia besnoiti strain Bb-Ger1 chromosome Unknown contig00091, whole genome shotgun sequence genome includes a window with the following:
- a CDS encoding cytochrome b (encoded by transcript BESB_085940) encodes MTFTLVVAFLMLVCTEYLGLSLYINDNAFGNGLFILTGIHFSHVIVGAILFVPYLPYYLIGLIFLQTAFGLIELSHPDNSIPVNRFVTPLHIVPEWYFLAYYAVLKVIPSKTGGLLVFMSSLINLALLSEIRALNTRMLIRQHFMTRNVVSGWVIIWVYSMIFLIIIGSAIPQATYILYGRLATIVYLTTGLVLCLY; translated from the exons atgacattcactttggtagtcgccttcttaatgttagtctgtacggaatacttaggactatctctttatattaatgataatgcatttggtaatggacttttcatcttaactggtatacattttagccatgttattgttggagctatcctt tttgttccctatctaccatattatctaattggtttaattttcttacaaacggcttttggtttgattgaattatcgcacccagataactccataccagtgaaccggtttgtaactccgcttcatatcgtacctgaatggtactttttagcatattatgcggtgttaaaagtaatcccatccaaaaccggtggtttgttagtatttatgtcctctctcattaacttagctcttttatctgaaattcgagctttgaatactcgaatgttgatacgacaacattttatgactcgaaatgtagtcagtggatgggtaattatttgggtatacagtatgatcttcttgattattattggtagtgctattccacaagcgacttatatcttatatggtagattagctactatcgtatatcttactaccggattggttctatgcttatactaa